Within Oreochromis aureus strain Israel breed Guangdong linkage group 19, ZZ_aureus, whole genome shotgun sequence, the genomic segment TGCAAATGACTTGTTGGCTATGCATTGTGGGATGATTATGTTGAACCAATGAAAACATCTTATGTCTTCCTTATTCTGACAGGTCCACAGAAAATTCTATCTTATTGGATTATATAAccacaaactgtattgtcataaCATAGGATGTGTTTTTCTCCCCCTGAAACTTGGGCATTGGAAAGCAGGTGTACATTAAACAAAGTCTTATAACTTATGTTTATTACTTCAGTGGCAATTTGACTATAAAAGCTATAAATCGTATTCCAAATATCCACAATTTAATGTATGCATTCAAAATAAGTTTAGTTTCTTAACTGCTTTATTGACTCATAAGCGCCATCATTTCAAATTTCCTCCCATTTCCTACATTAAAAAGAACTTACCACTTTGCCTGGCCTCGCCCATGTGCAAATAAATCCCTCCTGACAAGCAGTCACTAAACAGTCCTCTAAAAATATGAGTACAGTCAGTCTCTCGTGTGCTATTTTTTTACAGATGAGGGGCTCGAGGAGGGGCACGTCCTCCATGCGCGGGCACAGCAGAGTGCCCAGAGTCTTGGCAgggtctgttttggtttttgtcagCAGGTTGAGCTTGTCACTGCTCTTGCTGCTGATGTGACCCATGCTGTGGTTGCGTTTGTGGTCCTTCTCGTGGTGCCGCTCCTTCCGATCATGGAGTGACAGCGTGGCAAACTTACTCACACCTGTAGCGATGGCGCTGTCCATAATACCACTACTGATTCCACCGCCACTGCTGGCTTTGTTGGTATTGTTTGCCGTCGTTGTTGTGGTGCCAGCAGAATGGGGAAGGCTGTTGGAACGTGGTAAAGTAGTAGCGATGGAGTTAATGCCAGGAGTATTGGCACCACTGTTATTTCCATTAGTAGTGTTACTAGAGGTGTTAGTGATTATTGTAGCACCCGCAGGAGGGCTGGTAGCATTCATCACGTTAGTATGTGTCCGTGTCCGTGAGAGGGGAAGATGCGGGAAAAGGATGTCCTCGGTGAGGTCCCATAGGCACAGCTGAGTGTCCTGCCCCACTGAGCCAAACCGGTATGTAACACTAACAGGCCGGCTGTCTGTGGAGTTACGCTTGGAAAGTCGAGACTGTGTACTGTTGGCCCGGTCTCGTCCAAAATGGATCATCTGATCCTGGAAGTCCTCATCGCTGCCACTGAACTCCATCGGGTCGCTCTCCTCCACACTAGTGGTGTAATGGTCAAAAGCCACCACACTCACCCACGACTTGTGGCCGTGACCTCGAGCAATGACCCTGCAGTCCAAGAACGACCACACAGTCACTAGATCGTCCTCTCCACCCGCAACTATATATTTTCCATCAGGGCTCCAGCACACGCACAACAAACCACCAAAATAGCTCTTCATGGTGCCGTGAAGCTCAACAGCATCAAAGTTGAACACCCGTAGGAAGCCGTCTTGGCTTACACAGGCGAGGAACTTCCCATCCGGAGAGAAGGCAAACTCATTCAGAGCTCCCTCTCCTACAGTCCATTTAAGGAGAGGGTTCCTCGTGGATTTACTCTTGCAAGTGTGCACAGAGTAATTCTCTCCCTGTTTGAGTAGCTGGTAGTGTGGCGCTGTGGTGCCGCAGGTATGCTCCACATTGTACAGGTACATATTCCCACTGGCATGAGACACTAGAAACAGACTCTCTGAGCCTGGCACCCATTTCACACATGTTACTCTGGACTTGTCTATTAATCTCTGTCAGGAGAAAAATTAGGTTGAGGTTTGAGAGGCAGGAGAGGTAGGAAAGAGCAGAAGAGAAggggaagacaaaaaaaattattttagtaCAGTAAAATTGGTATGCTCAACAAGCTTTAAGTTTTTACTACAACAAGCTTTGGGCCATTTGGTAATGTTCTGGTCAAGTAACCAAATATATTGGACAAATTTCAATTTTTTGTCATTAAGATGCCTTAAATACATAAGAATGTCaatgcatttaaaacaaaaaatcttaTCAGTTGTAAATTAATTGTAAAGTAGAAGGTAATCAATTTCTGTGGGATTGGATGACATGCAAGCACCACATTTCACTTCCTggttcctaaaaaaaaaaaaaaaatatgtacagTGACAATAAGGTGCAACTTAAACAGTACTACAAAATAGTATACAGATGTTATTCTAACCTGTGTCCTTTAGACTTACCTCCTCATTGAAGAGCTTGCTTGTCTCCTTCTTGATAGGGTCAATAAGCTGTACCTGTCCTGCTGAGAAACCCACCAGCAAGGACACGCTCTCTGCTGTAGCTGTGAGGTGGTTGAAGTCATGACACGTGGGCTGCGTTCCCTTGTAAATGCGCTTGTCTATGGGCTTGCTCAAGTCAGCGGCCTGAAAACAGAGACCAAGATTGCAAGAGGGGAATGAATGCATACGACTGCAGCAACCTTGAAATATCTAAAATGACCATCTATTCTACTGCATGGCAAAGTCTATACCTACTCACACTACCAGTAATAAACCATAGCAGCTGAGAGTGCCGTGTTTTATATcaaactgaaaaaagccaatCAGCTCTGCCTTTAAGACTCTGAGCCAGTGCGTTTTAAATCAAGCATCTTGAACCAAGCGTATAAGACAAGTGACTGGTAGCAAAATACTAAACattgaaaaacacacagaagagCATAAAGAGCAAGAGCATGCCTTTTCTCTATAGAGAAACTGATCCAAAAGCAGTTGTTTTAGCCATTTCAAGGAAACAGAATTATACTACTGTGAAGAAGCTGCAGTACATACATTGCACATAGCTAATATAACACAACAGTTAAATTTGTTAATGATTAACAGTTTGAACAACTGGTAGAACGGAAAATTCTTTTCAGGGTAAGGTGATGACTCAGGGGTTCCTCTATTTCCATGACATGCGCCTTGGACTGTTTTTGTCTTGCCTCAAAGAGCAAACATGTCAGTGGAGGTCTTGATCAAGAGTCCACTAAAAAGTACAAAGTCACAAGACTTCTGCTTCACAAGGGCAGAGACAAAGGCTGAAAGAAAACTTTATCaccttataataataataataatacaactaAACATACCTGCTGTATTACACATTGGCTTCAAGGCTAACAATGCAGATGTTTTCCAAAAACCAGTATGTGCCAACAGTGGTGGAGGTAAGACTTCACAACACTAGCCGCTGTACATTTTcaagcttgtttgttttttgttttcaaaaagtATGCCTGCTACAATATATGAGAATAAATCTCTTACAATTCCCCACTTACCAATCCTTCCAAAATATATGACTTGAAGTAATTCCCAACTGTTAAGTAACCTggcatttaacattttctaagTTAACTTGCACCTATAAAAAACCCTGAGGTCACAGGAGTTGTTTCCTTTTCCCAGTTGCTTCAAACAGCCCAAATGTATGGCAGACTTTCAACCAGGATACAACTATTTCAATCTGAAAATTGGCTACACatgacatgtttgtgtgtgaatatgGAAAATGCTTTTATACACAGGTTCAATTTAACAATCGGCTCATTCAGTCTGTGATGTGCGACAACATATTTTTATCAACAGTAAtgtgaaaagtttattttgatacCGAATGACAGCGAAGCCCTGTATTCATATTATTTGCGATGTGATTTCCACGTTATGCTCAACTACGGGGTGGCAGACCACAATAACAGTATGTGCCCTTTGATTGTTATTGAATACCAACAATATACCAAATCAGCTCAGTTTGATTAGCTCAGCCTCTCAAGAAGAATTCTTAATCCAAAATCAGAGTGCCATTACGGCAGCAGTTACTGCATGTATCCGCATCACCGTGATTGTCGACATCTGTCAGTCAAAAGGTCTTCTACAGGTGTCAAGGGTGGAAACATAAATCTGTCAATGCTGACAATGACAGTTTTATCACAAACCAAGCCCGTTATAATCGCAACTTAAGCTCTGACAACTTGAATCGTTACAGTAGGTCAACTTCACCAACATGATAtttgcaaaactacaaaaacccGCCATCAAGTGAATCTAAACAGAGTGGCGGAGAGGAGACGGGAGTTTTAGCCCCTGGCCTCGGGGTAGCTACTGGCTTGCTAACGTTAGCCAGTTACGCTGGCTAGCTAACTAATATGCTAGCTTTGAGCTAAGTAGCTAGCTTCCAGCTAATTTCAAAGTCAAGTACCTGTCAGAGTGACTTGACACGCATAAGCTCCTGCAACACCTCACGCAGCAGTGTGGCATTTTAACTTGCAGCATAGCGAATTTCCAAAGGCATAAGCCACATTAGCATGCTACCTTTCTAACGCCTTTGTAGATGTAGAAGTAGAGCTCACGGCCCACATTGAAACAGATCCTGTCGCCGTTGCCCGACTGGTCGTTGACGTTCACGAAAGAGACCTTGACGGGGTTGGAGCCTTGTGAATTGAAAGGCACCCTGTTAGGACGGCTGTATTCGGAGTGAGTGAGGAGTTTGTAGACGCCTTCCCGAGTGGTGAACTGAGTTTTAATTTCGTTCATCTCCTTCCCTCCTCCCTCCGCCGCCATCTTTGAAATTAACATTCATCCCTTTCCCCCAGGCCGGATCTTACGCACGGATGCGAGCGGCCGACTCTCCCGTTCCCCCCAATGGTTCACGGTGGAACTGGTGGAAGAGATGCGACTGGTTTCAACAAGTTTTGACAGCTTTATCTAAGACCTCACAATATCAGCTTAACACAGAAGTTTGAGTCAGCTacatattttgattttaattttaatattatttttcgAAATTTCCACTTTATTCAGGaataagtttatttattttgtttatttatttttgttgttgttagttTTTTTCAGAGACGGAAACAAGCTCCCATAAACAAGACTTgattgtatttaaaaataaataaatatttaaaatttgaaaaataaaaaataaaaattttagaTACTGGCACACATTAAGCTGTGCAAATatctaaaacttttattttttatttttcaaaagtaAGTTAGTATTGATCAACCCCACGTTTAAGCTTAGTATcaagttgctgttttttttttaagtacagtttacaatatatatttcatacaagaaatacaaaaatatgtttacatTTTAGTTAGAATAAGCTTTAAATCTTAAAGAACCGTAGGACCGGTTcacgttttattttgaaaaagcaACTACCGGACGTATTATTTTGTCACAATCTTGAAATTAGCCAAGTCTGTGGTGTTTAAAACTTGTGACTGTGCAGTTGTGTAGATTACTCACCTGACTGTGGCCACATTTGGCTGTTTCCTGTTTAAGGCACCTGCTCTTCAATTAAGCTGCCAGCATTCCTGACCATCTTATCTCGACATATTTGCGTTATTTCCAAAGAAAATTTCTTTCACGCGCCAAATATCATGGCACACAGGAGAAGACGACAACGTTCACTTCCAGGTATTAGTGATTACTATtgaatttttttcctccttggaCGTGTTATTTTTCTAGTTAATTCCTGTCATTTGTGGTGTCAACTTAACATGTGCACAATcctttccaaaaaataaataaaaaatcaccCATATATGTTATCGGCTGTCTTTTGCACTGTGACCTACCTACATATAGTTTTCTACATTCAGACAGCACTGATAGGCAAGCACCCAGCAGTATGGACCAGCTTACTTTAAATTACACGGTAAGAATATTTACCCAATACCCATCTGCAGGTGCTCTGCATTCTTCTTAGACCACTTGCATACTTTTGGACTGGTATGACCTTTCTTTTCTGTTAGGAGATGTGCAACATGGAGTCCAGCACAGATTCTGACTCCGAAATCAGTCCAAGATGGTCCGACACCAGTACCATGGTACTGCTTGAATTCATCATTTGGGCAAAACTTGCACAGAGACACTGAAATATTAATCAAATTAGGAAGTATATAGTATAGTTTAAGCATTTTTCAGATAGCAGGGAAAAAACTGTTTCAGTGATCATTTAACACTTATGTGTTAAATGACACATAAGTGCAGCCAGACATGCACCGATCTTTGTAAAGATAACTGCCAACTTGTTGATGTTGAACCTCTGGTGGTTGTGTGTAGGGATGTGTGAGCAGTGCACCAGAGAGTGGGGCCTCAAGGAGGGTGTTGCCATTAACGCTTAAGCCTGCAGAAAGGCATGGCTGTTATTCTTTGGTATGCGTTCTCTTCTCATTCATCCATTTGTGTTGAAAATGCACTTTGCTGATCATGAATTAAAATGTGTGCGCTTGTTATGATTGTAGGATTTGGACCCGTACGATGGGAGCTCTGAGGATTCTGACAAGTCAAATGTCAACGTCTTCAGCAGGCAATCGAGGCAGCAGGGAAAAGGtggaggaaaaggaggatgTCGACTCTTGGGCCGAAGCAGGCGATATATCTTTAATCACTCTGCTTCTGTTGCTCTCAGAGAAGGAGCGAAAAATGACAAGAGAGACTGTCTGAGAGAGCAGCCGAATCTTCTGGATGTCCAGATGAAATGTGGAAGTGACTCTGACCGGTGGGTCTGCAAACTGGACACTCTTCCCTCTAACAATGACAGGGATGCTTGTAAAAATCTTCCAGAAGAAAGGGTAACTGATTCaataacacacagacaaacctCGGATATGGAGTTGCAGCTTGATGATTCAGGCTTGGATATTACAAGATCCTCCACACTTCACCCACCTAACCCTCAAAGCTCAGTGGAGGGGAGTTCATCTCACAAGCTGGGTTGCTCCTCTGAGAGATCTCCCTGGTTGTGTAACCTTGGATCTCTTTACAAGAGAAAGCTGAGTCTCCCTGGAACAGACATGATTGAGTTGGGACACAGGAAGAAGCAGTGTGTCTTCAACATGGAGGATGAACAAGAAGGAAACGATTCTGCATCTGAACCATGTTAGAGTTCTTTAACAGTTGAGATTTAAGGTGGACTGAAATACTGTAAATAGTTATTTGGAATTGCACTCTGTTTACTCATGAATAGTTCACTTTGAGCACGTCCTGATCGTTAAGATGGCATTTGGTTACCACTTGCTTAAAATTTAGTCACTGGTGACTCATCAAAACCTAATTTTTGTTCAAATGAGCTGCTCAAttccaaatgaatgaatgaataaagtaaaatatttaagtCTCCAGGGGTTCccattatgttatttatttatttattttaagccaTTCATGTGTTAATTTCCCCCATATGTCTGCAGACTGCAGGTTTATTTTGTGCAGCCTATTCAGAAACTGGAAAGTCCTTTTGGAAATGAGCGTCTACAGTTAGGTCAGGAAGCATTTGAACAATGTGATGTTACCTCAAAAAGTTAATATGTGATTTTAAGTGCAAACCTTTAGCTTTACTTAAAGGGTTTTAGCAAAATATAATACACAgtcccccattttcagaggtcaatctacatccctaccctcacctataaTCACAAACTCTGGATGGTGACTAAAagaatgagatcgcacatacaAGTGGCGGAAACTTTAAATATAAGGATTAGTTTAATATTTGGATAAAAAGCCTTTGCCTGCAGTCTAGAAGCCTGgtacttctatcagcagtcacatcataaATAGACATGTCATAATACTACCTCCACATGTGATGTAGCATGCTTCAGTTCATAGGTTGTTTCTCTCCATACTTTTCCCATCATTCAGATAAAATTAATCTTGCCTTCATCTGTCCAAATATCTGTATTTTCCAGAACTTTGCAGACAGTGTTCTCGAGTTGTTTGCACCTGCTGTAAGCCCTCTGTGTTTACATTCATGAAGGCATCTTGTGATTTTAGTCTTTGACAATGATCCATTTACCTCCTTGAGAGTATTCTTCACTTGGTCAGATGTTAtgacagggttttttttaaccaaggAAAGAATTCTATGATCACCCACTTTAGTTGTCTTCTTTGGTTGTTCAGGCCTTTTGGTGTTGTGCTGGTTGGTGCATTCCTTCCTTTTAACCAGATGGTTCTGTTGATTTGGCCACTCCTTAGGTTTTTGAGTAACAGGGAAACTAGGCTCTCCTGGCCTTGTCAGTCTATTGTCTTCTACTTTTGACCTTGTAAAAGTGagtgtataaaaatgtttgtcCCAATCAGTTATTGCTGTAACAGATATTTTATACATATTGTCATGAAACTATGGCTCATTCTCTATGTTGAGTATATTGTCTGTTGGGAATATACTTACCCCTTcaaccagcaggtggcagtaatgGATGGATTATATAGTTTTGCCTGGCAGGTCAGTGAAGGTTTCATTACTataacattaacattttggatcattaaaaaaaaagtaactaaaaAGAGGACTGCAACAGAGGGCAAAAAACAAGTTTACATTTGTTATTTCTTGGTGAACTTTGCTTTTGTCAAAAGTTTTTTGACAGTGGTGATATTTGTGACAATGGTGATATTTAATTTGGGACAATCTATATCAGCTTcataagaaaaaacattatgTCACTGATGTTTCCTTTGGCATGTGTGTGATTCACTTaaaagtttcatttaaaatactgCCCAGTCGAACAGGCTCCTAAGAAGAAAAGAGCTCCATAGCAACAACCATGTACGAcattaattaaaacacaaagaCCAAGCAGTTCATTCCAATGAGCTTTATTCCATCTAAAAACAACAACGTGCTGGTTCTTCCattaaaacatctttttttcaaCTTTCCTTTCcaaatttcattttcttttcattaaccATCAGACAACGTCTCCTCAACCTTCCAAAACACTTTCTAAGAACTGTTACATGTTCACTGCGTTTCCACAAACATCTCTAACCAGGTTTCATATTGGAATGCAACAGACTACAactactattactattattacaACTACTATGTAAGTGATTAAATGTAGTTTGATTATAATCAAGACTTAGAGTGCGGAAACGTCTCGTTTCAATTACTCTGTGCACAGGATGGCAACTCCGCGCTCGTAGAAGCTGTGAGGATCTTCCTTGGTGGCGATGTCGAAGTCGACGGTGAAGATTAGGTCAGACCGGGTGAAGTTCAGGTACACGGGTAGAGTGACCTGCAGCGAAACGAAAACAAAAGGTGAGAAGGACAAATCCATAGCTATATTTCAAAATCTAGGTTTTTAGATCCCaatggggctttttttttttttttttttttttttttaccatgtgtCTCTTCTCAGCATTACTCTGCTTGATCCAGCGGAGCTGAGTGAGAGGCAACTCAGTGGAGATGGAGGTGGACAGAGACAGCTTGTTGTTGGCACAAGTAGCTCCCTGGAGCTTCAGACCTGAGGGTGcagcaagcaaaaaaaaaaaaaaaaaaaaaaaatcatgtctttACAACTCACTACATTAGACCACAAGTACAGTTAGTAGCATGTTTTAGAGTCCTGCGAGTACATTTTTTAGGTTAGATTTCAGTccatattaaacaaacaaacaaaaaaaacatgttaaattcATATGGATATGATTCAATTACAAAGCCGTCTGTTCAGTCTAATGGCCACATTGTTATCAGATTTGTGCAGTGCTTTTGCCCCCAACTAGATCAGatgatgtgtgttttgtctgaCCTTTGATGCCGAAGCTGCAGGCATCCAGTGAGGCGCCCTGAGCAGTGGTGACGTTAACCTCGAGACAGAGCTCTTCCAGGGACCAGCTGTTTGCCTGTGCCACATACTGGCGGGTGGCGGTAATGTAAGCCTCTGGCACAAACAGGCTGCCCAAGCACACATGGATGTTCTGGAAATGATGAGAGGAAGAAACGAGGaattagaaataaaaagaaaatgaaaacactacattttgttttcatttttaaccaAACTATTTAAGAACCAGAGCTTGTTTGAATGTGTGCACAAACAGTACCTTCAGTTCCTTTGCACCCCCGCTGGCGGCTGCCTGGGAGATCTGCTGCAGCTGTTTGATACGCTCACTGAAGTCTGACACCCATTGGATTACAGTCATGGAGACAGGGACTGTGTACCGACACCAGCTGCGAGGGAGGATTCCTGAACAGACAGGTGTATACCACAGGTATTTAAAGTATTCAAACAAATAGACAAATTCATTAAAGTACATCAAAAAGTCTGAGTGAAGAACCTTTGACAAGGTCACTGATGAGTGTTCGCAGGTAGTTGGTCTGCTTCTTCTTGCCCTCGCACACTTGCACCACATCAGACAGATCCTGACGGACCTCCTGAAGCATCTTACCTCCCATTTTCACTTCACGCTCAAAGAACCTGAACAGGGGGTCCTGGTATTTGGACAAAGATAATATAAATGCCAAAACAAAACCATAAAATAGAAGCCAGACAGATGTGCTTTGGTGAAAttgaaaaaatgttcatttactgAAAATCAAACTTTTTAAAGTCAGTTATACCCGATTACCTCACAATTCAGGCACAAAGATTGAAAATCACCCAACGATGAAACAATTCCTTGGTTATAAATGAAAGAAGGATATTTTAAGGCTTGTCAGCACAAGCCTGCTTGCCAGCCCTCTATTCTCTGTCATTACCTTGATGTTCTCCACTGTGCGTTTGAGAGGATTAACCGTTTGCGGCATGAGCTGCAGCCAGTTGCAGGCGGTTGTGTGGAGGGTCCTCATCCAGGCTGGCTGGGTGTCAGATGTGGATGAAGTGCGCTCCTTCTTCTCAGTCTCGTAGGCAAGGTCATCCTCATCCTCCAACATCTGCATTTTCAGCATCTTACCCATCATGTCAGTGCCTGCGCAGCCCGGCAGAGGGAGTGATTGGACAAGGAGGGAGGTGGAAGACAAGGCCATAGTGGAATGTAGGAAGGGGAGAAGAAATTAAtcacagaaaagaaacaaacacctTACCTCAAGGATGGGTTAATAAAGGGTTTGttttatcaaaaataaaaaaataaaaataggacTACACTGGGTCAGACAAAATACACAGGGCTTCAGGCAATAATTCCAACACATGTAACCTTAAACGAAATTGCCAAGTGGATAACGATCCACATTTCTGAATGACTGGATCTGTAAAAGAAATCAGCacaaccaaaaaaaccaaaaaccaaaaaaaagggGCGGGTTTTAAGGGAGAAAGTTTGGGGTGGAGTGGGGATGAAGGAAGGGGAGACTGGACCATGTGCTCAAGGGATGGATGCTTTGGCAGCCATGACTGTGGAGGTCAGAGAGGGGGAGTGAAAGGATGGGAAGCAGGCATGGTAGGATGTTTGAAGTCCTAATCTGTAGGTGGGACAAGATAACATCTAAGCAAAGCAACATGATGGCTGTGAAATACAGCTGCTGAAGGGTGAGGAGACCCACACCCATCCTTTGGGAAGAAAACCTTTTAAAGCAAAATGGCTATGACTACAGCTACGCTGCATATTATAGCTACGCTGCAGAAGTCTGCTAACTAACTGGTAAAGAGGGGAGACAACTGATGGAAGGATGAGAGATGAGGAAAAGgaatgtttttaacatgttttttgaCACCCGGCACACAGTATTCTGTCCAAAGTAGacgcaaaaaacaaaatctaagATTTCGACCTCTCACTGTACGGCGACAGCCTGCCAAAGTACGAGTTATGACACTAGAATAGAGACAGAGTTGGTTAATGATCTACCCAGTGAGAATATTCAATCTCAACAGGTTAAGTATAAATGGAACGCAGACGAAAAACAAGTTGTAGTTCAgtaacagcaacagcaacagcatACCCTGAGTGGTAAGCAGGACCTTCTCTGCATTGCTCGGTAATCCGAGCCAAGATGGCGTCTGAGTGTCAGGAAGCATCTCCACCCAGTGCATGAACTCCTCACGCCTGTAACAAATCAAAATGATCAGACGCttaacagaaaatgtttttcagaGAACAACAAAAGCTAAAACTTAACAGATACTGACCGAATGCCGTCGGGCATCTTGATGTCCTTGTGTCCGTCAACTTTGAGAGCCAGTTTGAACTCGCTGTCAAAGCTTCCCTTGGT encodes:
- the wdr20a gene encoding WD repeat-containing protein 20 isoform X1 → MLISKMAAEGGGKEMNEIKTQFTTREGVYKLLTHSEYSRPNRVPFNSQGSNPVKVSFVNVNDQSGNGDRICFNVGRELYFYIYKGVRKAADLSKPIDKRIYKGTQPTCHDFNHLTATAESVSLLVGFSAGQVQLIDPIKKETSKLFNEERLIDKSRVTCVKWVPGSESLFLVSHASGNMYLYNVEHTCGTTAPHYQLLKQGENYSVHTCKSKSTRNPLLKWTVGEGALNEFAFSPDGKFLACVSQDGFLRVFNFDAVELHGTMKSYFGGLLCVCWSPDGKYIVAGGEDDLVTVWSFLDCRVIARGHGHKSWVSVVAFDHYTTSVEESDPMEFSGSDEDFQDQMIHFGRDRANSTQSRLSKRNSTDSRPVSVTYRFGSVGQDTQLCLWDLTEDILFPHLPLSRTRTHTNVMNATSPPAGATIITNTSSNTTNGNNSGANTPGINSIATTLPRSNSLPHSAGTTTTTANNTNKASSGGGISSGIMDSAIATGVSKFATLSLHDRKERHHEKDHKRNHSMGHISSKSSDKLNLLTKTKTDPAKTLGTLLCPRMEDVPLLEPLICKKIAHERLTVLIFLEDCLVTACQEGFICTWARPGKVGLLSSQNQASSPSGTVV
- the wdr20a gene encoding WD repeat-containing protein 20 isoform X2; this encodes MLISKMAAEGGGKEMNEIKTQFTTREGVYKLLTHSEYSRPNRVPFNSQGSNPVKVSFVNVNDQSGNGDRICFNVGRELYFYIYKGVRKAADLSKPIDKRIYKGTQPTCHDFNHLTATAESVSLLVGFSAGQVQLIDPIKKETSKLFNEEEPGSEMWCLHVIQSHRN
- the LOC116327069 gene encoding uncharacterized protein LOC116327069 isoform X1; amino-acid sequence: MAHRRRRQRSLPDSTDRQAPSSMDQLTLNYTEMCNMESSTDSDSEISPRWSDTSTMGCVSSAPESGASRRVLPLTLKPAERHGCYSLDLDPYDGSSEDSDKSNVNVFSRQSRQQGKGGGKGGCRLLGRSRRYIFNHSASVALREGAKNDKRDCLREQPNLLDVQMKCGSDSDRWVCKLDTLPSNNDRDACKNLPEERVTDSITHRQTSDMELQLDDSGLDITRSSTLHPPNPQSSVEGSSSHKLGCSSERSPWLCNLGSLYKRKLSLPGTDMIELGHRKKQCVFNMEDEQEGNDSASEPC
- the LOC116327069 gene encoding uncharacterized protein LOC116327069 isoform X2, which translates into the protein MAHRRRRQRSLPDSTDRQAPSSMDQLTLNYTMCNMESSTDSDSEISPRWSDTSTMGCVSSAPESGASRRVLPLTLKPAERHGCYSLDLDPYDGSSEDSDKSNVNVFSRQSRQQGKGGGKGGCRLLGRSRRYIFNHSASVALREGAKNDKRDCLREQPNLLDVQMKCGSDSDRWVCKLDTLPSNNDRDACKNLPEERVTDSITHRQTSDMELQLDDSGLDITRSSTLHPPNPQSSVEGSSSHKLGCSSERSPWLCNLGSLYKRKLSLPGTDMIELGHRKKQCVFNMEDEQEGNDSASEPC
- the LOC116327069 gene encoding uncharacterized protein LOC116327069 isoform X3, whose amino-acid sequence is MDQLTLNYTEMCNMESSTDSDSEISPRWSDTSTMGCVSSAPESGASRRVLPLTLKPAERHGCYSLDLDPYDGSSEDSDKSNVNVFSRQSRQQGKGGGKGGCRLLGRSRRYIFNHSASVALREGAKNDKRDCLREQPNLLDVQMKCGSDSDRWVCKLDTLPSNNDRDACKNLPEERVTDSITHRQTSDMELQLDDSGLDITRSSTLHPPNPQSSVEGSSSHKLGCSSERSPWLCNLGSLYKRKLSLPGTDMIELGHRKKQCVFNMEDEQEGNDSASEPC